From the Panthera leo isolate Ple1 chromosome C1, P.leo_Ple1_pat1.1, whole genome shotgun sequence genome, one window contains:
- the MAP2 gene encoding microtubule-associated protein 2 isoform X8 translates to MEFHDQQELTPSPAEPLDKKEKESEEQSKPGEDLKHAALASQPETTKTSPDKKDTQGTEEEKAPTALFGHALGAGLEDMKQKTEPSLVVPGIDLSAEPPAPKEQKDWFIEMPVEAKKDEWGLAAPISPGPLTPMKGKDVFEDIPKWEGKQFDSPMPSPFQAGSFTLPLDVIKNEIVAEASPFAPALLQPDDKKSLEETSGPVTAKDSSKAEEPHKDKPDKMAEAPASEAITLPKDAHIPTVEEYVPEKVLGEEKVAIKQESVQKTEISTLSGQEATLAEKESQLKLEEKTTISDKEAMPKESEPAKLTDEETGIIQPSVEHILSKEEQKGQDTTTDTLKQDSFPISLEQTVTDSAMTSKTLEKVMTEPAAVSEQSATQDLFQEKVADKDHKVEGVGAETSAELDMPFYEDKSGMSKYFETSALKEEVTKSIQPGSDYYELSDTRESSQEPFDTVSPAYKNGDKGLQAGKEPQPSAPAQEAGYSTLAQSYPSEVPEEPSSPQERMFTIDPKVYGEKRDLHSKNKDDLTLSRSLGLGGRSAIEQRSMSINLPMSCLDSIALGFNFGRGHDLSPLASDILTNTSGSMDEGDDYLPATTPALEKAPCFPVESKEEEEQIEGEKATGEENAQVETSCESPFLAKDYYKNGTVMAPDLPEMLDLAGTRSRLASVSADAEVARRKSVPSETVVEESSAGLPPVTDENHVVVKTDSQLEDLGYCVFNKYTVPLPSPVQDSENLSGESGSFYEGTDDKMRRDLATDLSLIEVKLAAAGRVKDEFGAEKEVSPHIPGDKSVLGREFDQERKANDKLDTVLEKSEEHADAKEHAKATEEASDKVETFGLGVTYEHPSTKELTVSKDTSPPAAEKAETGLSSVPEIAEVEPSKKAEPELDVIAQKADQGQLDVKISDFGQMAAGLTTDAGKATELQLEATQDLTPSSAVPQEGDMFLSVDPGHMKEGTKTSETEIKEKVAKPDLVHQEAVDKEESYESSGEHESLTMESLKADEGKKETSPESSLIQDEIAIKLSVEIPCAPAVSEADLAPDERADVQMEFIQQPKEESKEAPDISVTPSDVTEPLPKAIGAEPAEAQSEEEEIEARGEYDKLLFRSDTLQITDLGIAGVREEFVETCPGEHKGVIESVVTIEDDFITVVQTTTEEGESGSHSVRFAALEQPEVERRTSPHAEEELEVEEAAEAQAEPKDGSPEAPASPEREEVALSEYKTETYDDYKDETTIDDSIMDADSLWVDTQDDDRSIMTEQLETIPKEEKAEKEARRPSLEKHRKEKPFKTGRGRISTPERKIAKKEPSTVSRDEVRRKKAVYKKAELAKKTEVQAHSPSRKFILKPAIKYTRPTHLSCVKRKTTATGGETTQASSVFKQAKDKVSNSTLSKIPAFQGSSKSPRCSSACLSTSKRATFSDSFSIKPTSAGSTDRLPFSESGNKDGVTKSPEKRSSLPRPSSILPPRRGVSGDREENSFSLNSSISSSARRTTRSEPIRRAGKSGTSTPTTPGSTAITPGTPPSYSSRTPGTPGTPSYPRTPHTPGTPKSAILVPSEKKVAIIRTPPKSPATPKQLRLINQPLPDLKNVKSKIGSTDNIKYQPKGGQVRILNKKIDFSKVQSRCGSKDNIKHSAGGGNVQIVTKKIDLSHVTSKCGSLKNIRHRPGGGRVKIESVKLDFKEKAQAKVGSLDNAHHVPGGGNVKIDSQKLNFREHAKARVDHGAEIITQSPGRSSVASPRRLSNVSSSGSINLLESPQLATLAEDVTAALAKQGL, encoded by the exons ATGGAGTTCCATGATCAGCAGGAATTGACTCCCTCCCCAGCTGAGCCATTggacaagaaggaaaaggagtcaGAGGAACAAAGTAAGCCTGGTGAAGACCTTAAACATGCTGCCTTAGCTTCTCAGCCTGAGACGACTAAAACTTCCCCTGATAAAAAGGACACGCAAggcacagaagaagaaaaagcacccACTGCTCTGTTTGGGCACGCTCTTGGTGCCGGGCTGGAAGACATGAAACAGAAGACAGAACCCAGCCTGGTGGTGCCTGGTATTGACCTCTCTGCAGAGCCCCCAGCTCCAAAAGAGCAAAAGGACTGGTTCATCGAAATGCCAGTAGAAGCAAAAAAAGATGAGTGGGGTTTAGCTGCTCCCATATCACCTGGCCCCCTAACACCCATGAAGGGAAAGGATGTGTTTGAGGATATCCCCAAATGGGAAGGGAAACAATTTGATTCTCCCATGCCAAGTCCCTTTCAGGCTGGAAGCTTCACTCTTCCTTTAGAtgtcataaagaatgaaatagttGCAGAAGCATCACCCTTTGCCCCTGCCCTATTGCAGCCAGATGACAAGAAATCTCTGGAAGAAACCAGTGGCCCAGTGACTGCCAAAGATAGTTCTAAAGCTGAAGAGCCTCATAAGGATAAACCTGACAAAATGGCAGAAGCACCAGCCTCAGAAGCAATCACCTTACCCAAAGATGCCCACATTCCAACTGTGGAAGAATATGTCCCAGAGAAAGTATTAGGAGAAGAAAAAGTGGCGATAAAGCAAGAGAGTGTGCAGAAAACAGAGATCTCAACCCTCAGTGGACAGGAAGCTACACTTGCTGAAAAGGAGTCTCAGCTAAAGCTTGAAGAAAAAACGACCATCTCTGACAAAGAAGCCATGCCAAAAGAGAGTGAGCCCGCCAAactgacagatgaagaaacaggcatAATTCAGCCCTCCGTGGAGCACATCCTCTCGAAAGAAGAACAGAAAGGTCAAGACACTACCACAGATACACTAAAACAGGACTCATTCCCTATAAGTTTGGAGCAAACAGTTACAGATTCAGCCATGACCTCCAAGACACTGGAGAAAGTCATGACTGAACCAGCTGCAGTAAGTGAACAGAGTGCAACCCAGGACCTTTTTCAAGAAAAAGTTGCTGATAAAGATCATAAGGTTGAAGGGGTTGGGGCTGAAACGTCCGCTGAGCTTGACATGCCATTTTATGAAGATAAGTCAGGAATGTCCAAGTATTTTGAAACATCTGCCTTGAAAGAAGAAGTGACAAAAAGCATCCAGCCAGGCAGTGATTACTATGAACTAAGTGACACAAGAGAAAGTTCCCAAGAGCCTTTTGATACTGTATCTCCTGCATATAAAAACGGTGACAAGGGACTTCAGGCAGGTAAAGAACCCCAGCCCAGCGCTCCAGCACAAGAAGCAGGGTATAGCACTCTTGCCCAGAGTTATCCATCTGAGGTGCCTGAAGAACCCAGTTCTCCTCAAGAAAGAATGTTTACTATTGATCCAAAAGTGTATGGGGAGAAAAGGGATCTCCACAGTAAGAATAAGGACGACTTGACATTAAGCAGGAGTTTAGGACTTGGTGGAAGGTCTGCAATAGAACAAAGAAGCATGTCAATCAATTTGCCCATGTCTTGCCTGGATTCCATAGCCCTTGGATTTAACTTTGGTCGGGGACATGATCTTTCTCCTCTGGCTTCTGATATTCTAACGAACACTAGCGGAAGTATGGACGAAGGGGATGATTACCTTCCAGCCACAACCCCTGCACTTGAGAAAGCCCCATGTTTCCCAGtagaaagcaaagaggaagaagaacagaTAGAGGGAGAAAAAGCTACTGGAGAGGAAAATGCTCAAGTTGAGACATCGTGTGAGTCACCTTTCCTAGCCAAAGATTATTACAAAAATGGCACTGTCATGGCCCCCGACCTGCCTGAAATGCTAGACCTGGCAGGCACAAGGTCAAGATTAGCCTCTGTGAGTGCAGATGCTGAGGTTGCCAGGAGGAAATCAGTCCCATCAGAGACTGTGGTTGAGGAGAGTAGCGCCGGCTTGCCCCCTGTCACTGATGAAAACCATGTCGTTGTTAAAACAGACAGTCAGCTGGAAGACCTGGGTTACtgtgtgttcaataaatacactGTCCCACTGCCATCACCTGTTCAAGACAGTGAGAATCTGTCAGGGGAGAGTGGTTCCTTTTACGAAGGCACTGATGATAAAATGCGAAGAGATCTAGCCACAGACCTTTCGTTGATTGAAGTAAAATTGGCAGCTGCTGGCAGAGTCAAAGATGAGTTTGGTGCTGAGAAAGAAGTGTCCCCACATATCCCTGGTGACAAATCAGTACTGGGTAGGGAGTTTGATCAGGAGAGGAAAGCTAATGATAAGCTGGATACTGTACTAGAAAAGAGCGAAGAACATGCTGATGCAAAAGAACATGCCAAGGCAACGGAAGAGGCCAGTGACAAAGTCGAAACATTTGGATTAGGAGTAACCTACGAGCACCCTTCGACCAAAGAACTGACCGTATCAAAAGACACATCACCTCCTGCGGCTGAGAAAGCTGAGACCGGTCTTAGTTCAGTCCCAGAGATAGCTGAGGTGGAACCATCCAAAAAAGCTGAGCCAGAACTGGATGTCATTGCACAGAAAGCTGACCAGGGTCAATTAGATGTTAAAATCAGTGACTTTGGACAGATGGCTGCAGGACTGACCACAGATGCTGGAAAAGCAACAGAACTTCAACTCGAAGCTACACAAGATCTCACCCCCTCATCTGCAGTACCTCAGGAGGGAGATATGTTTCTGAGTGTTGATCCTGGCCACATGAAAGAAGGCACTAAAACCAGTGAGACAGAAATCAAGGAGAAGGTGGCCAAGCCTGACTTGGTGCACCAGGAGGCTGTGGACAAAGAAGAGTCCTATGAGTCCAGTGGCGAGCATGAGAGCCTCACCATGGAGTCTTTAAAAGCTGATGAGGGCAAGAAGGAAACATCCCCAGAATCCTCTCTAATTCAAGATGAGATTGCCATCAAATTGTCAGTGGAAATACCTTGTGCACCTGCTGTTTCAGAGGCTGATTTAGCCCCAGATGAGAGAGCTGATGTCCAGATGGAATTTATTCAGCAgccaaaagaagaaagcaaagaggccCCAGATATATCTGTCACTCCCTCCGATGTCACTGAGCCATTACCTAAAGCCATCGGGGCTGAACCAGCAGAGGCTCAGAGTGAGGAAGAAGAGATAGAAGCCCGGGGAGAATATGATAAACTGCTCTTCCGCTCAGACACCCTTCAGATTACCGACCTGGGAATCGCAGGTGTCCGGGAGGAATTTGTGGAGACCTGCCCCGGTGAGCACAAAGGAGTGATCGAGTCCGTGGTAACCATCGAGGATGATTTTATCACTGTAGTGCAAACCACAACTGAAGAAGGGGAGTCAGGTTCCCACAGCGTGCGTTTTGCAGCCCTAGAGCAGCCTGAGGTGGAGAGGAGAACGTCCCCCCACGCCGAAGAAGAGCTCGAAGTAGAAGAGGCAGCCGAAGCCCAGGCGGAACCCAAGGATGGCTCCCCGGAGGCTCCAGCTTCCCCTGAGAGAGAAGAGGTTGCCCTCTCAGAATATAAGACGGAAACCTATGACGATTACAAAGACGAAACCACCATTGATGATTCCATCATGGATGCTGACAGCCTCTGGGTGGACACTCAag ATGATGATAGGAGCATCATGACAGAACAGTTAGAAACTATTCCTAAAGAGGAGAAAGCTGAAAAGGAAGCTCGGAGACCATCTCTTGagaaacatagaaaagaaaagccttttaaaaCCGGGAGAGGCAGAATTTCCACTCCTGAAAGAAAAATAGCTAAAAAGGAACCTAGCACAGTCTCCAGAGAtgaagtgagaaggaaaaaag caGTTTATAAGAAGGCTGAACTTGCTAAAAAAACAGAAGTTCAGGCCCACTCTCCCTCcaggaaattcattttaaaacctGCTATCAAATATACTAGACCAACTCATCTCTCCTGTGTTAAGCGGAAAACGACAG CAACAGGTGGTGAAACAACTCAGGCTTCCAGTGTATTTAAACAGGCAAAGGACAAAGTCTCT AAttctactttgtcaaagattcctGCCTTTCAGGGTAGCTCAAAATCCCCAAGATGCAGCTCAGCCTGCCTTAGTACGTCTAAAAGGGCTACATTTTCTGACAGTTTTTCAATAAAGCCCAcctcagcaggctccacagaCCGTTTGCCATTCTCAGAATCAGGGAACAAG GATGGAGTAACCAAGAGCCCAGAAAAGCGCTCTTCCCTGCCCAGGCCCTCCTCTATCCTCCCTCCTCGCCGCGGTGTatcaggagacagagaggagaattccttctctctcaacAGTTCCATCTCCTCTTCAGCAAGGAGGACCACCA GATCAGAGCCAATTCGCAGAGCAGGAAAAAGTGGCACTTCCACACCCACCACCCCTGGATCAACCGCGATCACTCCTGGCACCCCACCAAGCTATTCTTCACGCACACCAGGCACTCCTGGAACCCCTAGCTATCCCAGAACCCCTCACACACCAGGAACCCCCAAATCTGCCATCTTGGTGCCCAGTGAGAAGAAAGTTGCCATCATACGTACTCCTCCAAAATCTCCTGCTACTCCCAAGCAGCTTCGGCTTATTAACCAACCACTGCCAGACCTGAAGAATGTCAAATCCAAAATCGGATCAACAGACAACATCAAATACCAGCCTAAAGGGGGGCAG GTTAGGATTTTAAACAAGAAGATCGATTTTAGCAAGGTTCAGTCCAGATGTGGTTCCAAGGATAACATCAAACATTCTGCTGGGGGCGGAAAT GTACAGATTGTTACCAAGAAGATAGACCTAAGCCATGTGACATCCAAATGTGGCTCTCTGAAGAACATCCGCCACAGGCCAG